One Cellulomonas sp. NS3 genomic region harbors:
- a CDS encoding type II secretion system F family protein → MLPRPGLFAAGELAAAVTGVASALRAGSSPAHAWLTVTGIVVGPHGVPALADLLPAGLSQHRTGRGLREQHVRRARAVVAAGRLAAELGTPLGPVLDRVARTLESDEELDADRRAALAGPRSTATVLRWLPVLGVVLGAALGADPLGVLLDGGLGATSALAGAVLLGAGHVWTRRLVLAAQTPGDR, encoded by the coding sequence GTGCTGCCGCGACCCGGCCTGTTCGCGGCGGGGGAGCTCGCCGCCGCCGTGACGGGCGTCGCGTCGGCGCTGCGGGCGGGCAGCTCCCCGGCCCACGCGTGGCTGACCGTGACCGGGATCGTCGTGGGACCGCACGGCGTACCGGCGCTCGCGGACCTCCTCCCCGCAGGCTTGTCGCAGCACCGGACCGGGCGTGGCCTGCGCGAGCAGCACGTGCGTCGCGCGCGGGCCGTCGTGGCCGCGGGCAGGCTCGCGGCCGAGCTCGGGACGCCGCTCGGCCCCGTGCTCGACCGGGTCGCCCGGACGCTCGAGAGCGACGAGGAGCTCGACGCGGACCGCCGTGCCGCGCTGGCCGGTCCCCGGTCGACCGCCACGGTGCTGCGGTGGCTGCCCGTCCTCGGCGTCGTGCTCGGGGCGGCCCTCGGGGCGGACCCGCTCGGCGTCCTCCTCGACGGCGGGCTCGGCGCGACGTCCGCGCTCGCGGGAGCGGTGCTGCTCGGAGCCGGGCACGTGTGGACGCGACGGCTCGTCCTGGCCGCCCAGACGCCGGGTGACCGGTGA